In Molothrus ater isolate BHLD 08-10-18 breed brown headed cowbird chromosome 7, BPBGC_Mater_1.1, whole genome shotgun sequence, one genomic interval encodes:
- the KMO gene encoding kynurenine 3-monooxygenase: MEPWDPRGKRVAVVGGGLVGALNACFLARRGFHVDVYEAREDIRVSSFARGRSINLALSHRGRQALRAVGMEEQIVAKGIPMRARRIHTPSGKKYSIPYGKKDQYILSVDRANLNKELLTAAEKYSNTKLFFGHKLLGCNAELGTLSIKRSDQQTLEVTYDLIVGCDGAFSTVRKQFMRQTRFNYSHEYIPHGYMELTIPPKDGDFAMEPNYLHIWPRNTFMMIALPNMDKSFTCTLFMPFEEFEKLTTGEQVLGFFQTYFPDAIPLIGEQELKHDYFLLPAQAMISVKCSSYNLSSRCVLMGDAAHAVVPFYGQGMNAGFEDCLVFDELMDQFHNDLAACLPEFSRLRVPDDHAISDLAMYNYVEMREHVNSTWFIFRKRVDNFLHALMPSTIVPLYTMVTFTRIRYHEALQRWKWQTKVINRGLFVVGAAGLGGTYLLIKRLARNLNFCLEDLWGWSHYLKNFGSLPFGTRVD, from the exons ATGGAGCCCTGGGACCCACGAGGGAAAAGAGTTGCTGTTGTTGGTGGTGGTCTG GTGGGTGCATTAAATGCCTGTTTCTTGGCTAGAAGAGGTTTCCATGTTGATGTTTATGAAGCCAGGGAAG ATATCCGAGTGTCCAGCTTTGCCCGGGGCAGGAGCATCAACCTGGCCCTGTCCCACCGGGGACGCCAAGCCCTGCGAGCCGTGGGCATGGAGGAGCAG ATTGTGGCCAAGGGCATTCCCATGAGGGCAAGGAGGATACACACAccttcagggaaaaaatactCCATCCCTTATGGGAAGAAGGACCAG TACATTCTCTCTGTGGACAGAGCAAACTTAAACAAAGAGCTGCTGACAG ctGCTGAGAAGTACTCCAACACAAAACTGTTCTTTGGACACAAGCTCCTCGGGTGCAATGCAGAGTTGGGGACATTATCCATTAAAAG ATCTGACCAGCAGACCTTGGAAGTGACCTATGACCTCATTGTGGGGTGTGATGGAGCCTTCTCAACAGTCAGGAAACAGTTCATGAGGCAAACGCGCTTCAACTACAGCCATGAGTACATTCCTCATGGCTACATGGAGCTGACCATCCCTCCCAAGGATGGAGAT tTTGCCATGGAACCAAACTACCTCCACATCTGGCCGAGGAACACCTTCATGATGATTGCACTGCCCAACATG GACAAGTCCTTCACCTGCACGCTCTTCATGCCCTTTGAGGAGTTTGAGAAGCTCACAACAGGCGAGCAAGTGCTGGGGTTTTTCCAGACCTACTTCCCAGATGCCATTCCCCTCATCGGAGA GCAAGAGCTGAAGCACGATTACTTtttgctgccagcccaggccatGATCTCTGTGAAGTGCTCCTCCTACAACCTCTCCTCCCGGTGCGTGCTGATGGGAGATGCTGCTCATGCTGTTGTGCCCTTCTATGGACAGGGCATGAATGCA GGCTTTGAAGATTGTCTGGTCTTTGATGAATTAATGGACCAGTTCCACAATGACCTTG ctgcctgcctcCCTGAGTTCTCCAGACTGAGGGTGCCAGATGACCATGCAATTTCAGATTTAGCCATGTACAATTATGTAGAG ATGCGCGAGCACGTCAATTCCACGTGGTTCATCTTCCGCAAGCGCGTAGACAACTTCCTGCACGCCCTCATGCCTTCCACCATCGTCCCACTGTACACCATG GTGACCTTCACCAGAATTCGCTACCACGAGGCCCTTCAGCGCTGGAAATGGCAGACAAAG GTAATTAATCGAGGGCTGTTTGTtgtgggggcagcagggctgggtggcacCTACCTGCTGATAAAGCGTCTGGCACGGAACCTGAACTTCTGCTTGGAAGACTTGTGGGGCTGGTCCCATTATCTGAAGAACTTTGGAAGTCTTCCCTTTGGCACAAGAGTGGATTAA